In Providencia sneebia DSM 19967, one DNA window encodes the following:
- the acpS gene encoding holo-ACP synthase, which produces MAIIGLGTDIVEIARIEAVITRSADSLAQRILTENEFKQYQQQAKPARFLAKRFAVKEAAAKALGTGIRQGLAFNQFEVSNDKLGKPLLRLTGEAEKLAQSMQATHFHVSITDERHYAAATVIIESI; this is translated from the coding sequence ATGGCTATTATTGGTTTAGGTACAGATATTGTTGAGATTGCGCGTATTGAGGCTGTTATTACGCGATCTGCTGACAGCCTTGCTCAGCGGATACTAACTGAAAATGAGTTTAAACAGTATCAGCAACAAGCTAAACCGGCGCGTTTTCTTGCTAAGCGTTTTGCTGTAAAAGAAGCCGCTGCAAAAGCGTTGGGAACCGGTATACGTCAAGGGTTAGCTTTTAATCAATTTGAAGTCAGTAATGATAAACTGGGAAAGCCACTGCTTAGATTAACAGGTGAGGCAGAAAAACTCGCTCAAAGTATGCAAGCTACACATTTTCATGTTTCTATTACTGATGAAAGGCATTATGCCGCAGCAACAGTGATTATTGAAAGTATATAA
- the pdxJ gene encoding pyridoxine 5'-phosphate synthase, with translation MAELLLGVNIDHIATVRNARGTQYPDPVQAAFVAEQAGADGITVHLREDRRHITDRDVELLKETIQTRMNLEMAVTEEMLDIACRIKPAFCCLVPEKREEVTTEGGLDVAGQQQKITDAVKRLTDAGIQVSLFIDADHAQIDAAQASGAPFIEIHTGAYADAKTEQDQEIEYRRIRDGVAYAAGKGLKVNAGHGLTYHNVQRIALLPDIYELNIGHAIIGRALFSGLAGAVSEMKNLLREARR, from the coding sequence ATGGCTGAGCTTTTGTTAGGTGTGAATATCGATCATATTGCAACTGTAAGAAATGCACGAGGAACCCAGTATCCCGATCCCGTACAAGCTGCATTTGTTGCAGAACAAGCCGGAGCAGATGGTATTACTGTACATTTACGTGAAGATCGTCGCCATATCACAGATAGAGATGTCGAATTATTAAAAGAAACAATCCAGACTCGCATGAATCTTGAAATGGCAGTGACAGAAGAGATGCTTGATATTGCATGTCGCATTAAGCCAGCATTTTGCTGTTTAGTGCCGGAAAAACGCGAAGAGGTGACAACAGAAGGGGGTCTTGATGTTGCAGGGCAACAACAAAAAATCACTGATGCTGTTAAGCGCTTAACAGATGCAGGCATTCAAGTGTCATTGTTTATTGATGCTGACCATGCGCAAATTGATGCTGCACAAGCATCGGGAGCACCATTTATTGAAATTCATACAGGTGCTTATGCTGATGCTAAAACAGAGCAAGATCAAGAGATTGAATATCGCCGTATTCGTGATGGCGTAGCTTATGCTGCTGGAAAAGGTTTAAAAGTTAATGCAGGCCATGGCTTGACCTACCACAATGTTCAGAGAATTGCGTTATTGCCTGACATTTATGAACTCAATATTGGCCATGCAATTATTGGCAGAGCACTATTTAGTGGCTTAGCTGGCGCTGTTTCTGAAATGAAGAACTTATTGAGAGAAGCTCGTCGTTAA
- the recO gene encoding DNA repair protein RecO, with protein MSDGWQRAFILHSRPYSETSLLIDFFTEGEGKIRLLAKGARRNRSPLRGCLQPFTPLLIRWSGKGEIKILTHADPISLSLPLTGTVLYSGLYLNELVSRVIEFGTPYSPLFFDYLSCLQLLAASEHTPESALRQFELALLSYLGYGVDFLHCAGSGDPVADSMTYRYREEKGFIGSLVIDQLSFTGKQLKALATRQFPDSDTLKAAKRFTRMALKPYLGGKPLKSRELFRQFIIPAPSSSNS; from the coding sequence GTGAGTGACGGTTGGCAACGAGCATTTATACTTCATTCTCGACCTTATAGTGAAACAAGTTTATTGATTGACTTTTTCACTGAAGGTGAAGGCAAAATACGTTTGCTGGCAAAAGGTGCTCGTCGAAACCGTTCTCCTCTGAGAGGCTGCTTACAGCCTTTTACTCCTTTGCTAATCCGTTGGAGCGGCAAAGGAGAAATCAAAATCTTGACTCATGCTGACCCGATTTCATTATCGTTACCACTAACTGGAACTGTTCTATATAGTGGCCTTTATCTAAATGAACTTGTTTCTCGAGTGATTGAATTCGGCACTCCATACTCTCCTCTATTTTTTGATTATCTTTCCTGTCTGCAATTATTAGCGGCAAGTGAGCACACTCCTGAATCTGCTTTGCGTCAATTTGAGCTAGCTTTGCTTTCTTACCTTGGCTATGGCGTTGATTTTCTTCACTGTGCTGGTAGTGGTGACCCCGTTGCGGATAGCATGACTTATCGATATCGAGAAGAAAAAGGGTTTATTGGTAGCCTCGTTATTGATCAGTTAAGTTTTACGGGTAAGCAGCTCAAAGCGCTTGCCACACGCCAATTTCCAGATAGTGATACATTGAAAGCAGCTAAACGCTTTACCCGTATGGCACTCAAACCTTATCTTGGCGGTAAACCGTTAAAAAGCCGTGAATTATTTAGACAATTTATCATTCCAGCCCCGTCATCATCAAATTCATAA
- the era gene encoding GTPase Era — MSEKHPHCGFVAIVGRPNVGKSTLLNQLLGQKVSITSRKPQTTRHRIMGIHTEDEYQIIYVDTPGLHIEEKRAINRLMNKAASSSIGDVELVIFVVEGTNWTEDDEMVLNKLRTLRCPVILAINKIDNVTDKTVLLPHIGFISQKMNFLDVVPISAEKGKGVDTIAKIVKEHIPEADHHFPEDYITDRSQRFMASEIIREKLMRFLGDELPYSVTVEIEQFKVTENGMFHIHGLILVEREGQKKMVIGNKGSKLKTIGTEARIDMERLFDAKVHLELWVKVKAGWADDERALRSLGYVDDLK, encoded by the coding sequence ATGAGTGAAAAACATCCCCACTGTGGCTTTGTTGCCATTGTTGGGCGACCTAATGTCGGCAAGTCAACGTTATTAAACCAACTGCTAGGCCAGAAAGTTTCTATTACTTCTCGCAAGCCGCAAACGACTCGCCACCGCATTATGGGTATTCATACTGAAGATGAGTATCAAATCATCTATGTTGATACCCCAGGTCTACATATTGAAGAAAAAAGAGCAATCAACCGACTGATGAACAAAGCAGCATCCAGTTCTATCGGTGATGTTGAGTTGGTTATTTTTGTTGTTGAAGGTACAAATTGGACTGAAGATGACGAAATGGTGCTTAATAAATTAAGAACACTTCGTTGCCCAGTTATTCTTGCTATCAACAAAATTGATAATGTAACGGATAAAACAGTTTTACTTCCACATATTGGTTTTATCAGTCAAAAAATGAATTTTCTTGACGTGGTGCCAATTAGTGCAGAAAAAGGTAAAGGTGTTGATACAATTGCCAAGATTGTTAAAGAACACATTCCTGAAGCAGATCACCATTTCCCTGAGGATTATATTACTGATCGCTCTCAGAGATTTATGGCATCTGAAATTATTCGCGAAAAACTAATGCGTTTCTTAGGTGATGAATTACCTTACTCTGTGACTGTTGAAATTGAACAATTTAAAGTAACAGAAAATGGTATGTTTCACATTCATGGCCTCATCTTAGTTGAGCGTGAAGGTCAGAAGAAAATGGTTATTGGTAATAAAGGCAGTAAGCTCAAAACTATTGGTACGGAAGCACGTATTGATATGGAAAGACTCTTTGATGCTAAAGTACACCTTGAACTTTGGGTTAAAGTAAAAGCTGGCTGGGCAGATGATGAACGTGCTCTACGCAGCTTAGGTTATGTCGACGACTTAAAATAA
- the rnc gene encoding ribonuclease III: MNPSLIEQLQRKLGYKFNQHELLIQALTHRSASSKHNERLEFLGDSILSFVIANDLYRRFPKVDEGDMSRMRATLVRGNTLAEIAREFELGECLRLGPGELKSGGFRRESILADTVEALIGGIFLDSDINMIEKIILDWYQTRLNEISPGDKQKDPKTRLQEYLQGRHLPLPNYVVVLVKGEAHDQEFTIHCQVSGIDQPINGVGSSRRKAEQAAAEQALKILEIE; encoded by the coding sequence ATGAATCCCTCTTTAATTGAGCAATTACAACGCAAACTTGGTTATAAATTTAATCAGCATGAGCTGTTAATACAAGCACTTACACATCGAAGTGCAAGCAGTAAACATAACGAAAGGTTAGAATTTCTTGGGGATTCTATTTTAAGTTTTGTTATTGCAAATGATTTATATCGCCGTTTTCCTAAAGTGGATGAAGGTGATATGAGTAGAATGAGAGCAACGTTAGTGCGTGGAAATACGCTGGCGGAAATTGCTCGTGAATTTGAACTTGGTGAATGTTTACGTTTAGGACCAGGTGAATTAAAAAGTGGCGGTTTTCGCCGTGAATCTATACTTGCTGATACAGTTGAAGCACTGATTGGTGGGATTTTTCTCGATAGTGATATCAATATGATAGAAAAAATCATTCTTGATTGGTATCAAACTAGACTGAATGAAATTAGTCCGGGTGATAAACAAAAAGACCCGAAAACGAGATTACAAGAATATTTGCAGGGGCGTCATTTGCCTTTACCTAATTATGTTGTTGTATTGGTTAAAGGTGAAGCTCACGACCAAGAATTTACGATCCACTGCCAAGTTAGTGGCATTGACCAACCAATAAATGGTGTAGGTTCAAGTCGTCGTAAAGCAGAGCAAGCTGCTGCAGAACAAGCATTGAAAATTTTGGAGATTGAATGA
- the lepB gene encoding signal peptidase I, giving the protein MANTFALILTLATLITGIIWCLDRFKFSPERKKKLQKIQEASQGSLTQDEMDKVVRRPSWVETGSSIFPVLAIVLVVRSFIYEPFQIPSGSMMPTLLVGDFMLVEKFAYGIKDPVTQTTLIKTGKPARGDIAVFKYPKDPSVDFVKRVIGLPGDKIVYNPDAKELTIYPNCSDNNCTEKLPIVYGPLSPSEWTMFFNVDSVVESQKGNYEIPLDQPVPSNALRQYQRSEKLDTVEHQILIIRQALTESRYIQPNMPPNEWIVPEKHYFMMGDNRDNSSDSRMWGFVPEENLVGRAVFIWLSLDKQENEWPTGIRFSRIGPLGS; this is encoded by the coding sequence ATGGCTAACACCTTTGCCTTGATCCTCACATTGGCAACCTTAATAACAGGGATTATTTGGTGTTTAGATCGCTTTAAATTTTCACCAGAGCGAAAGAAAAAACTACAGAAGATCCAAGAAGCGAGCCAAGGCTCGCTAACCCAAGATGAAATGGACAAAGTTGTACGCCGTCCTTCATGGGTTGAAACTGGATCATCTATATTTCCTGTATTAGCTATTGTATTGGTTGTTCGTTCATTTATTTATGAACCATTCCAAATCCCATCAGGATCAATGATGCCAACATTATTGGTTGGGGATTTTATGTTAGTTGAAAAATTTGCATATGGAATAAAAGATCCGGTTACACAAACTACACTGATTAAAACGGGCAAGCCTGCTCGTGGTGATATTGCTGTTTTTAAATATCCAAAAGATCCAAGTGTTGATTTTGTTAAACGTGTTATTGGCTTACCGGGTGATAAAATTGTTTATAACCCAGATGCAAAAGAGCTAACTATTTATCCTAATTGCTCAGACAATAATTGTACTGAAAAATTACCAATAGTTTATGGCCCGCTTTCACCAAGTGAATGGACAATGTTTTTTAATGTAGATTCTGTTGTTGAAAGTCAAAAAGGTAATTATGAGATCCCACTTGATCAACCTGTTCCTAGTAACGCTTTGCGCCAATATCAAAGAAGCGAAAAACTAGATACAGTTGAACATCAAATCTTAATTATTCGCCAAGCATTAACTGAATCGCGTTATATTCAGCCAAATATGCCGCCTAATGAATGGATTGTGCCGGAAAAACACTATTTTATGATGGGTGATAACCGAGATAATAGTTCAGATAGCCGTATGTGGGGTTTTGTTCCTGAAGAAAACTTAGTAGGGCGAGCCGTATTTATTTGGTTAAGTCTAGATAAGCAAGAAAATGAGTGGCCGACAGGAATTCGTTTTAGTCGTATTGGGCCTTTAGGTTCATAA
- the lepA gene encoding translation elongation factor 4, with product MNNIRNFSIIAHIDHGKSTLSDRIIQICGGLTDREMAAQVLDSMDLERERGITIKAQSVTLDYKAADGETYQLNFIDTPGHVDFSYEVSRSLAACEGALLVVDAGQGVEAQTLANCYTAIEMDLEVVPVLNKIDLPAADPERVADEIEDIVGLDAHDAVRCSAKTGVGVQEVIERLVQSIPAPKGDAEAPLQALIIDSWFDNYLGVVSLIRIKNGTLRKGDKVKVMSTGQVYNADRLGIFTPKQIDRDSLSCGEVGWLVCAIKDITGAPVGDTLTGARNPADKALPGFKKVKPQVYAGLFPVSSDDYEAFRDALGKLSLNDASLFYEPETSSALGFGFRCGFLGLLHMEIIQERLEREYDLDLITTAPTVVYEVQQTNGEIVYVDSPSKLPPLNNIEELREPIAECHMLMPKEYLGNVITLCVEKRGVQTNMVYHGNQVSLTYEIPMSEVVLDFFDRLKSTSRGYASLDYAFKRFQPSDMVRVDVMINGERVDALALITHRANSQYRGRELVEKMKELIPRQQFDIAIQAAIGNHIIARSTVKQLRKNVLAKCYGGDVSRKKKLLQKQKDGKKRMKQVGNVELPQEAFLAILHVGKDN from the coding sequence ATCAATAACATAAGAAACTTTTCTATCATTGCTCACATCGACCATGGTAAATCTACGCTGTCTGACCGTATTATTCAGATTTGTGGTGGGTTGACGGACAGAGAAATGGCCGCGCAGGTTCTTGACTCTATGGACTTAGAGCGTGAACGCGGAATTACCATCAAAGCTCAAAGTGTGACTTTAGACTATAAAGCAGCTGATGGTGAGACATATCAGCTTAACTTTATCGACACGCCAGGCCACGTTGACTTCTCTTATGAAGTCTCTCGTTCATTAGCGGCTTGTGAAGGCGCTTTACTTGTTGTTGATGCTGGGCAAGGCGTTGAAGCTCAGACTTTGGCTAACTGCTACACCGCTATTGAAATGGATTTAGAAGTTGTTCCCGTTCTGAACAAAATTGATTTACCCGCAGCAGATCCTGAACGCGTTGCAGATGAAATAGAAGATATTGTGGGTCTTGATGCGCACGATGCTGTTCGATGTTCAGCAAAAACAGGTGTTGGCGTGCAAGAGGTTATTGAACGTTTAGTTCAATCAATTCCAGCGCCAAAAGGCGATGCTGAAGCGCCTTTGCAAGCTTTGATTATTGACTCTTGGTTCGATAATTACTTAGGCGTCGTTTCTTTGATCCGAATTAAAAATGGGACATTGCGCAAGGGTGATAAAGTTAAAGTGATGAGTACAGGTCAGGTTTATAATGCTGATCGCCTCGGAATATTTACACCAAAACAAATTGACCGTGATTCTTTAAGCTGTGGCGAAGTGGGCTGGTTAGTGTGTGCAATTAAAGACATCACCGGTGCACCAGTAGGGGATACCTTAACTGGCGCACGTAATCCAGCAGACAAAGCATTACCGGGCTTTAAAAAAGTTAAGCCGCAAGTTTATGCAGGTTTATTCCCAGTCAGCTCTGATGATTATGAAGCTTTTCGTGATGCATTGGGCAAACTGAGTCTGAATGATGCTTCACTCTTTTATGAGCCAGAAACATCAAGTGCTTTAGGTTTTGGTTTCCGTTGTGGTTTCCTCGGGTTACTGCATATGGAGATCATTCAAGAGCGTTTAGAGCGCGAATATGATTTAGACTTGATCACCACAGCGCCAACGGTTGTTTATGAAGTGCAACAGACTAATGGTGAAATCGTTTATGTTGATAGCCCTTCAAAATTGCCACCACTGAATAATATTGAAGAGTTGCGTGAGCCTATTGCTGAATGTCATATGTTGATGCCTAAAGAATATCTAGGCAATGTGATCACACTTTGTGTAGAAAAACGTGGCGTACAAACCAACATGGTTTACCACGGCAATCAAGTGTCACTGACTTATGAAATTCCAATGTCAGAGGTTGTTTTAGATTTCTTCGACCGTTTAAAATCGACATCTCGTGGTTATGCTTCTCTTGATTATGCATTTAAACGCTTCCAGCCTTCAGACATGGTTCGCGTAGATGTTATGATTAACGGGGAACGTGTAGATGCATTGGCATTGATTACTCACCGTGCCAATTCACAGTACAGAGGCCGTGAATTAGTCGAGAAGATGAAGGAGTTAATCCCTCGTCAGCAATTTGATATTGCAATTCAAGCTGCAATAGGAAACCACATTATTGCTCGTTCTACAGTTAAACAGCTACGCAAAAACGTACTTGCTAAATGTTATGGTGGTGACGTAAGCCGTAAGAAAAAACTGTTACAGAAGCAAAAGGATGGTAAGAAACGTATGAAACAAGTTGGTAATGTTGAGTTACCGCAAGAAGCGTTCCTTGCTATTTTGCATGTTGGTAAAGACAACTAA
- a CDS encoding DinI-like family protein, whose translation MVNVKIRFDSSMKDKITPGTFDALRIQVEKKLKDKYPDLNVIVGWGTQGGLTVDGLKKNEKKDYIEEAVQEIWEDDSWLPEVNRTEDVEYFDK comes from the coding sequence ATGGTTAACGTTAAAATTCGTTTTGATAGCAGCATGAAAGACAAAATTACTCCTGGTACTTTTGATGCGCTTAGAATTCAAGTTGAGAAAAAGTTAAAAGATAAATATCCAGATTTGAATGTGATCGTCGGATGGGGAACTCAAGGCGGGTTAACTGTTGACGGGCTAAAAAAGAACGAGAAGAAAGATTACATCGAAGAAGCTGTGCAGGAAATTTGGGAAGATGACAGTTGGCTTCCTGAAGTTAATCGAACTGAAGATGTAGAATATTTTGATAAGTGA
- a CDS encoding tetratricopeptide repeat protein yields MLRPESKGNEILDTLTSSMLAGEMKLFPIDIMRAKREIDKLDDPALRLHLKGIMFILSGNDVDEGISLCERAIMLNPTDSLYWNNYVVTLRSAGLFKKHNEFIEKSSSKLICYPKLIGYELFMMGVFSLRVDLINDVILNLEKMNLSIDDVGINDEDRRTTMLMWENPSLINQIRPMVDCLFNVVDHQYKGSISSFLKKDIDGTMTYVFRANLNCDQVADLNEQLFELLYDKNLLTSDCCIYIESEGLY; encoded by the coding sequence ATGCTACGCCCTGAATCGAAAGGTAACGAAATCTTAGACACCCTAACCAGCTCAATGCTAGCGGGTGAAATGAAACTGTTCCCTATTGACATTATGCGTGCAAAGCGAGAAATAGATAAACTCGATGATCCTGCGCTTAGGTTACACCTAAAAGGCATTATGTTCATTCTTTCCGGGAATGATGTTGACGAAGGGATTTCATTATGTGAAAGAGCTATCATGCTAAATCCAACGGACTCACTTTACTGGAATAATTATGTTGTAACACTGAGAAGTGCAGGTTTATTTAAAAAGCATAATGAATTCATAGAAAAATCCTCAAGTAAATTGATCTGCTATCCTAAATTAATAGGTTATGAGTTGTTTATGATGGGTGTTTTCTCATTAAGAGTTGACCTAATTAACGATGTTATACTTAATTTAGAAAAAATGAACCTCTCTATAGATGATGTAGGCATAAATGACGAAGATAGGAGGACGACGATGTTAATGTGGGAAAATCCATCACTTATCAATCAAATCCGACCTATGGTTGATTGTCTTTTTAATGTAGTCGATCACCAATATAAAGGTTCAATATCATCTTTTTTGAAAAAAGACATTGATGGAACAATGACCTATGTTTTTAGAGCTAATCTGAATTGCGATCAAGTTGCTGATTTAAACGAGCAATTATTTGAGCTTTTGTATGATAAAAATCTGCTAACAAGTGATTGCTGCATCTATATTGAATCCGAAGGTTTGTATTAA
- a CDS encoding phage tail length tape measure family protein — MHEQVFLYGATKTEMLAYKAAQMGISREAAPIIAQMKKQEERTARLASEQKQAAQAARELAREQQIVAVAEAREAQAKESFIQALKNEADALGKTKSELLQMKAAQLGVSQQAEPYLAKLKQQEQAYRNGSITIGQYRNAMRQLPMQMTDIVTSLASGMPIWLVMVQQGGQIKDSFGGIGNSFKAVLSLITPMRIAMLGVVGVTGALAIAAYKGSKEFTEYNKQLILTGNYAGKTASQLDSL, encoded by the coding sequence ATGCACGAACAAGTGTTTTTGTATGGCGCGACGAAAACCGAAATGCTGGCGTACAAAGCGGCTCAAATGGGCATATCGAGAGAAGCTGCGCCTATTATTGCTCAGATGAAAAAGCAGGAAGAACGTACCGCAAGATTAGCGTCTGAGCAGAAACAAGCCGCCCAAGCAGCACGAGAGCTGGCTAGAGAACAGCAAATCGTAGCGGTAGCAGAGGCAAGAGAAGCTCAAGCGAAAGAAAGCTTTATTCAGGCATTAAAAAATGAAGCCGACGCATTAGGCAAAACAAAGTCTGAACTACTGCAAATGAAAGCGGCTCAATTGGGTGTTAGTCAGCAAGCCGAGCCATACTTAGCCAAACTCAAACAGCAAGAACAAGCTTACCGCAATGGCTCTATTACCATTGGTCAATATCGTAATGCCATGCGTCAATTACCGATGCAAATGACGGATATTGTGACCTCACTTGCTTCTGGTATGCCTATTTGGTTAGTGATGGTTCAGCAAGGCGGACAGATTAAAGATTCGTTTGGTGGTATTGGTAATTCATTTAAAGCCGTACTGTCGTTAATTACCCCAATGAGAATAGCGATGCTAGGTGTGGTAGGGGTAACGGGAGCACTCGCCATTGCTGCCTATAAAGGCTCGAAAGAATTCACCGAATATAATAAACAGCTTATTTTAACGGGGAACTATGCAGGGAAAACAGCCTCACAATTGGACTCATTATGA
- a CDS encoding DUF1799 domain-containing protein, whose product MSAIELDLLGDLGDDEIAVTSDIEDSVTLFQALSTQWRVSMDGPTGIDYTVIPMLAKAYGINDLTTAMKDIQLMEAKALELIHKK is encoded by the coding sequence TTGTCTGCCATTGAGTTAGATTTGCTGGGGGATTTGGGTGACGATGAAATTGCTGTCACATCCGATATTGAAGATTCTGTGACTTTATTTCAAGCATTATCTACTCAATGGCGCGTCAGCATGGATGGCCCAACAGGTATTGATTACACCGTTATTCCCATGTTGGCAAAGGCATATGGCATTAATGACCTGACAACCGCGATGAAAGATATTCAACTGATGGAAGCCAAAGCGTTAGAGCTGATACATAAAAAATAG
- a CDS encoding phage tail assembly chaperone, which produces MSELDDMGKAENLTDSGFLLQIAKGWGFKEHEFNEANITEFFDNYPGAPFEIFTSYRQALLGIREKN; this is translated from the coding sequence ATGAGTGAATTGGATGATATGGGTAAAGCAGAGAACCTGACTGACTCGGGCTTCTTGTTGCAAATTGCTAAGGGCTGGGGCTTTAAAGAGCATGAATTTAATGAAGCTAATATTACTGAGTTCTTCGATAACTATCCGGGTGCTCCCTTTGAAATTTTCACGTCTTATCGCCAAGCGCTATTAGGTATTCGTGAAAAAAACTAA
- a CDS encoding DUF4406 domain-containing protein codes for MKIYIAGPMSGLRDCNRPEFNRVADILTKNGDVVLNPATLPDGLSQADYMAICIAMLQRCDAILMLNGWQGSEGAKAEHALPERVDWGDMPQLLIDAMNSIAKCNLDKKAIREIEAERAR; via the coding sequence ATGAAAATTTATATTGCTGGGCCTATGTCAGGGTTGCGTGATTGTAATCGCCCTGAGTTTAACCGAGTTGCTGATATTCTTACGAAGAATGGTGATGTTGTACTAAACCCTGCAACTCTACCTGATGGTCTATCACAGGCTGATTACATGGCGATATGTATTGCGATGCTTCAGCGGTGCGATGCAATTTTAATGCTGAATGGGTGGCAGGGTAGTGAGGGTGCTAAGGCTGAACATGCATTACCGGAACGGGTGGATTGGGGCGATATGCCGCAATTGCTTATTGACGCTATGAACTCAATAGCAAAGTGCAATTTAGATAAGAAAGCTATTCGAGAGATTGAGGCAGAAAGAGCAAGATAA
- a CDS encoding YagU family protein, translating to MWSNKVNIKIVIWGTIIGGFISSLVKWGSEVNMPPRVAGEVSPPAANIDAWFGWLGINSHSLDYFYQGSLVGGAVTLYHWLFSFVFAFVYVFLSAYLPKIRMFYGALYGVLITIFAHGIMIPLLGFRYPSYNEGKVGWLWNLNGYELVSEILGHIYWAVSIEICLIAVLASFARPIRGSWADR from the coding sequence ATGTGGAGTAACAAAGTAAATATAAAGATAGTCATCTGGGGAACCATTATTGGTGGTTTCATTAGCTCATTGGTTAAATGGGGTTCTGAGGTAAATATGCCCCCGAGAGTTGCAGGAGAGGTATCACCTCCTGCAGCCAATATTGATGCGTGGTTTGGGTGGCTGGGTATTAATTCTCACTCTCTTGATTATTTTTATCAGGGATCATTGGTCGGTGGTGCTGTAACTTTATATCATTGGTTATTCAGCTTTGTGTTCGCTTTTGTATATGTTTTCTTATCAGCTTATTTACCTAAGATTCGAATGTTCTATGGTGCACTATATGGTGTTTTAATCACAATATTTGCACACGGAATTATGATCCCATTACTTGGTTTTCGTTATCCATCATATAACGAGGGTAAAGTTGGTTGGCTCTGGAATTTAAATGGTTATGAACTTGTTAGTGAAATTTTAGGGCATATTTATTGGGCTGTATCTATAGAAATTTGTTTAATTGCAGTCTTGGCATCTTTTGCTCGCCCTATACGGGGTAGCTGGGCTGATCGATAA